In a single window of the Dreissena polymorpha isolate Duluth1 chromosome 3, UMN_Dpol_1.0, whole genome shotgun sequence genome:
- the LOC127874268 gene encoding uncharacterized protein K02A2.6-like yields the protein MASKGIRPLPEFNPSESASSWEDYKRDFIIHLDALGLDDKPGKRKVGVLLANMARECVKIYDSFAWAPEVVANQDAGIAAVPAEDKYHLETVFTKFDRHFGVHNYRNIKRQEFLNTKRGNLSIMDYISELKRKAEHCQYGEQKEGLICDMIINGVNDTKCSEKLMEIPVTQLTIERVVQVCRQIELTASHIKSLGESPRVNIARTHQNPHKQQKYCAKCCRKHEVRKCPAYQKQCDNCGEFGHFKASKLCPAVGGTSHQQKGISHRGARGYGRINLLGRDDSVDFGLIMRIHTARLETESIIEKYSDVLGEEIGCIPGEYEIKIDKSIEPVVHAPRPVPVAICEQLQAELKHLEKCNIIAKVTEPTQWVSSLVCVRKKNGRVRICIDPTDLNRAIRREHYPMNSFDDVATRLNGSKYFTTLDANMGYYQIKLTEESSKLTAFNTPFGRYRYLRMPMGVKCSSEVFQRSMEQNFGNIDGVEIIVDDILIHGRTLEEHNRRLETVLQKARSINLKMNKKKCMFAKPEVDYVGHKLTGDGIKPTDQRVKAIADMREPESFSELETVLGMLSYVSKFIPNLSELNAPLRDMKRLETWSWGDEAKRAFNKIKEALVSTKVLQYYDLKKPVTLTVDASMRGLGAAIIQQDRVVAYASRALTPTEQRYAQIEKEMLAVVYGCEKFHKLLYGRDTFLVESDHKPLESILKKEIHKAPLRIQRMILKLQPYDFNLVHKSGKDMGLADCLSRLPLENHYEKTIDEELMVLKLDTLSCSNHDKIARATQADEQFQVLAKVIIRGWPETKCEVPVEAVPFWDYRDEISIYNGVLYRGERVCIPKEMRTETLKAIHKSHLGVVNCKQRARELVFWPGMNKQIEDLIGKCSACLMHRKMSQKEPMIIQPVPELPWSKVGMDLCELEGNNYLIIVDYFSNFIEVAPLQRDTRTSTILKHIKQNVARYGIMDSIISDNGPQFTSAEFREFIEKYGITHITSSPLHQQTNGLAEKAVQTVKNLIKKCSETGDDIYLALLELRNTPRDNIGSPMQRLMGRRAKTLIPMKQTLRQPETTSENVAPKLLEFREKQKFYYDQHAKSNDNLQPGDAVRIKTPSGWKPAEYVKPSEYPRSHIVKAGESGREYRRNTDMLMKTKERPHIITTNNDVYIPAPTAPTETVAEQPSTTPNHENSASARSSETRDKPGKESVQDTVRKKTRSGREVHKPIRLNDYV from the exons ATGGCTTCGAAGGGAATCAGGCCATTACCGGAATTTAACCCGTCAGAAAGTGCATCAAGTTGGGAAGACTACAAACGGGACTTCATAATTCATTTGGACGCGCTAGGTCTGGACGACAAGCCTGGAAAAAGAAAGGTTGGTGTCCTACTTGCCAACATGGCGAGAGAGTGCGTAAAAATTTACGATTCGTTCGCGTGGGCGCCGGAAGTTGTTGCCAATCAGGATGCTGGAATCGCGGCAGTGCCAGCCGAGGATAAATACCATCTagaaacagttttcacaaaatttgacAGACATTTCGGAGTGCATAATTACCGTAACATTAAAAGACAAGAGTTCCTCAACACAAAGCGTGGTAACCTGTCAATAATGGATTACATTTCGGAATTAAAAAGAAAGGCCGAACACTGTCAATATGGGGAACAAAAAGAAGGGTTAATATGTGACATGATCATTAATGGCGTGAATGACACAAAGTGTAGTGAAAAGCTAATGGAGATACCGGTTACACAACTTACCATCGAACGTGTCGTGCAGGTTTGTAGGCAAATAGAATTGACCGCGTCTCACATCAAATCACTGGGCGAAAGCCCTCGCGTAAACATCGCTAGAACGCATCAAAACCCTCATAAGCAACAAAAATACTGTGCCAAGTGTTGCAGAAAACATGAAGTAAGGAAATGTCCCGCCTATCAAAAACAGTGTGACAATTGCGGTGAGTTTGGCCATTTCAAGGCATCCAAATTATGTCCTGCAGTCGGTGGGACATCGCATCAACAAAAGGGGATATCACACAGAGGGGCACGTGGCTATGGAC GCATAAACTTGCTTGGAAGGGATGATTCAGTTGATTTTGGGCTGATCATGAGAATACACACCGCAAGACTTGAAACAGAATCTATCATTGAGAAATATAGTGACGTCCTTGGGGAAGAGATTGGGTGTATACCGGGCGAGTACGAGATTAAAATCGATAAGTCAATAGAACCAGTAGTTCATGCACCAAGACCGGTTCCAGTCGCGATTTGTGAACAATTGCAAGCTGAACTAAAACACTTAGAGAAATGCAACATTATTGCTAAAGTAACAGAACCTACGCAATGGGTCAGTAGTTTGGTGTGCGTAAGGAAGAAAAACGGAAGAGTGCGAATATGCATTGACCCCACAGATTTAAACCGCGCAATCCGAAGAGAACATTACCCAATGAACAGTTTTGATGATGTTGCCACAAGATTGAATGGGAGTAAATACTTTACAACGCTAGACGCGAATATGGGTTATTACCAAATAAAATTAACTGAAGAGAGCTCGAAGCTCACAGCGTTTAATACTCCGTTCGGCAGGTACCGATACCTGCGGATGCCGATGGGCGTGAAGTGTTCGAGTGAAGTGTTCCAACGGTCCATGGAACAGAACTTTGGTAACATTGacggggtagaaataattgttgaCGACATTTTGATTCATGGTAGAACACTGGAAGAACATAACAGGCGCTTGGAAACGGTGCTTCAAAAGGCACGTTCAATTAATCTGAAGATGAATAAGAAAAAGTGTATGTTTGCCAAGCCGGAGGTGGACTATGTAGGTCACAAACTGACTGGAGACGGAATTAAACCGACAGATCAAAGAGTGAAGGCGATAGCAGACATGAGAGAGCCAGAAAGCTTCAGTGAGCTGGAAACCGTGTTAGGCATGCTATCGTATGTGTCTAAGTTCATCCCAAATCTCAGTGAGTTGAATGCACCACTGCGCGATATGAAAAGGCTAGAAACGTGGAGCTGGGGTGACGAAGCGAAGCGCgcgttcaataaaataaaagaagctCTTGTTTCAACAAAAGTACTTCAGTACTACGACTTGAAAAAACCTGTCACACTCACAGTAGACGCATCAATGAGAGGCCTGGGAGCCGCGATAATCCAACAGGACCGTGTTGTGGCATATGCGTCACGTGCGCTCACACCGACAGAGCAACGGTACGCTCAGATCGAAAAAGAAATGCTAGCCGTTGTATATGGCTGTGAAAAATTCCACAAACTGCTATATGGCCGAGATACTTTCCTAGTGGAATCTGATCACAAACCGTTGGAGTCGATtctaaagaaagaaatacataaagcTCCGCTAAGGATTCAACGAATGATTTTAAAGCTTCAACCGTATGACTTCAACCTCGTGCACAAAAGCGGCAAGGACATGGGTCTAGCAGACTGCCTCAGCAGATTACCGTTAGAAAATCATTATGAGAAAACTATCGATGAAGAGTTGATGGTTTTGAAGCTCGACACGCTGTCGTGTTCAAACCATGACAAAATTGCACGCGCAACGCAAGCGGATGAACAATTCCAAGTACTGGCAAAGGTTATCATTCGAGGATGGCCAGAAACGAAGTGCGAAGTTCCAGTTGAAGCCGTTCCATTTTGGGATTACCGCGATGAAATATCAATTTACAATGGAGTTCTGTACCGAGGGGAACGCGTGTGTATCCCGAAAGAAATGAGAACAGAAACGTTGAAAGCGATACATAAGTCGCATTTAGGGGTAGTAAACTGTAAACAGAGGGCGAGAGAGTTAgtattttggcccggcatgaacaaacaaattgaagatCTTATTGGCAAGTGTAGTGCGTGTTTAATGCATCGCAAGATGAGCCAAAAGGAGCCAATGATCATCCAACCAGTACCTGAGCTACCCTGGAGCAAAGTTGGAATGGACTTATGCGAACTAGAGGGTAACAATTACCTAATCATTGTAGACTACTTCTCCAACTTCATTGAAGTAGCACCATTGCAAAGAGACACTCGAACGAGCACCATCTTAAAACACATCAAGCAAAACGTGGCTCGTTATGGAATCATGGACTCAATCATCTCGGACAACGGTCCACAGTTCACCAGTGCTGAATTCCGAGAATTCATCGAAAAATATGGCATCACCCATATTACGTCGTCGCCTTTGCACCAACAAACAAACGGCCTTGCTGAAAAGGCTGTACAAACCgttaaaaatctaattaaaaagtGTAGCGAAACAGGGGACGACATCTACTTAGCCCTGTTAGAACTAAGAAACACACCACGCGATAACATCGGATCACCGATGCAACGTTTGATGGGTCGACGCGCAAAAACACTAATACCTATGAAACAAACATTGCGACAACCAGAAACAACCAGTGAAAATGTCGCACCAAAGTTGTTAGAATTTCGTGAAAAGCAAAAATTCTACTACGACCAACACGCGAAGAGCAATGACAATCTTCAGCCAGGGGACGCAGTAAGAATTAAAACCCCATCTGGTTGGAAACCGGCAGAGTATGTGAAACCGTCCGAATACCCACGATCACATATCGTTAAGGCAGGCGAATCGGGGCGCGAATATCGCCGAAACACGGACATGCTAATGAAAACAAAGGAAAGACCACACATTATCACCACAAACAATGACGTGTACATACCGGCACCCACAGCGCCAACAGAGACGGTAGCAGAACAACCATCAACAACTCCAAATCACGAAAACAGTGCTAGTGCGAGATCGAGCGAAACTCGAGACAAACCGGGGAAAGAGAGTGTACAAGACACTGTTAGAAAGAAAACGAGGTCAGGAAGAGAAGTTCACAAACCGATACGGTTAAATGACTATGTGTAA